The Methanobrevibacter millerae genome includes the window AAGGAGAATACTAATTTATGAAATATAGATATTTATCCATATTTTTATTGGTATTGGTATTATCTATCGGTGCTGTTTGTGCACAAGATAACGTTACAGATGTAGATTTAATATCTCAAAGTAGTAATGATGTTATCTCTGTAGATAGTAATATCGATATTAAACAAGCTAATGAGTCTAGTACTCAAGAGGAAATCCACATCAATGATGCAAATTATGCTGATTATTTTGATGAGGATGGTAAGATGAACAGTAATATTTCTGATGGTTCAATTTTATACATTGGAGATGTTACAAATAAAACTTTTATTGTGGATAAGGTTGTAACCATATCTCCAGACAATACTTCAAACATTATCGATTCTAAATTCTCTTTCGTTGATGGAAGTGATATGTCTTTAATTAATGGTTTAACTTTTAATAATGCTGACATTGGAGCCATTACTGTTAATAATGCTTCAGATATTTTAATTTCTAATAACATTATTAATATTAATGCAGCGGGAAATGTAACTGAATTTGCTATTTTGGCACAAGTTGCTAAAAATTTAATCGTTTCAAGCAATGAAATTTACTTTACTGGAAAGACTGATGGTTATGCTCCAGCAAATGCTGTTCGTGTCACTGAATCTGATAATGCGGTAATTGATGACAATATTTTAGAGATTAATATTCCTTCCTGTCCAGTAGGCTGGACTGAAATTCCTGCTGGATCAGGTAATTGGGTAAGCAGTCCTATTAGTGAAGGTGTTGTAATTTCAAATTCCAATAATATTTCATTTAGAAAAAACACTGTCAAATTAAATGCTACTGATGTTATTGGCGATTATGATACAATTTATGTTGTAGACATTAATGACTGTAGTGATGCAATTGTTGCAGACAGTGAAATTACTGCTAACGGCCATTCATACATTTACGGATTAATCATATCTGGTGATAACTTTAATGTCACTAACAATACCATAAGCACTATTTCCGATACTTATTATGCTGATGGTATTGATGTTGAAGGTCCTGCAACTGGTATCGTTGAATCTAATGTTGTAACTGTTTCAGCTCCTGCCTCTGCTTATGGTATTTATGCTGCAATGTCCAACGGTAATGTTAGTGTGGATTATAAAGATAACATTATTAATGCTGATGCTTATGCCGCTTTCGGTATGGAAATGTCCGGAATTATATCTGATGTTTTAAATAATGTTATTACTGTACAAGGTAATTATACCACAGGTATTGCTACCCGTATTACTGACGTTAATATTGCTGAGAATAATATTACCGCTAAAGGATCAGGTAAAGGTAATGAATCTATTTGGGATGGTTTTGGTGTTCAAAATGTTGGAATCAAGACAATTGATAATAATGCAATCATTGTGAACAATACCATTAATTCTAATGATAATGGTGTCAGTGCTTCCCGTGCTAATTTAACTGTAGGTTCTAATACTCTGGATGTTGTTGATACTGGTTCTGATGACTCTTATGGTATTTATGTTGTTGAGTCTAGTAATGTAGAAATTGACGAAAACGACATTACTTATGAAGGTCATACCAATGGTACTTTTGTTAACAATGCTATGTATATTGGAGATTCTGCTATTTATGAAGTCTCTGGAAACAACTTCAATATAACTATTCCTTCTGCACCTGTTAATTGGGTAGAAATCCCTGCAGGCTCATGGAATTATGTAAGAATTGCAAGTTCTGAAGGTATTGTCTTTAATAATGATACAGGATTAAAGTTCAACGATAATAAAATTGATCTTACTGCTAGTGAGGCTATTGGAGATTATGATACTATCTATGTAATTGACTCTAACTGTGATGATGCAGTAATAAGTGGTAATGATGTCTTTGCTAATGGTAAAAGTTATATTTACGGATTAATCATTTCCGGAGAAAATTTAAATGTTTCAAACAATGATATCACGTCAATATCTGATACTTATTATGCTAACGCTATTGATGTTGAAGGTCCTGCTTCAGGTTCATTCGATAACAATAATTTCACTGCTATATCTCCTGTTGTAGCTTATGGTATTTATTCATCCATGTCTGGTAGTGATGTAAACGCTACATATCATAACAATATCATTCGTGGTGAAGCTGATATTATCTACGGTATGGAATTGGCTGGAACCAATGAAACTGTAACTGAAAACACTATTGAATTGGACGGTAATAAAACCATGGGTATTGCAGGTAAATCCAGTACTTTAAATATTGCAAACAACGAAATTAAAGCTTTAGGTAAAAACTTAGGAAACACTACCTTATGGGAATCATTTGAACCTGAAACCGTTGGTGTTAAAATCATTGGTGGAAATGCTACTGTTTATGGTAACAACATTAAATCTAACGGTACATCTGCTGTAAATGTAACTACTACTAATGCTAGCGTTACTTACAATTATTTGGTAAGTAATGAATCATTCGGTGATGCATCTGTTTATTTCGATGGAAATGCAACAGTTCATGATAACCTTCCGGATTATGACGCATTTTTAGAAACTGAAGATGTAATAATGTATTATAAAAACGGAACCCGTTTCATTGCTAATTTAGTTAACTTCTATGGTGAACCTCTCGCAAATATGACTATTACATTTACTATAAATGGTGTTGATTATAATAGAACAACCGATGAAAACGGTACTGCAAGCATGGCTATTAATCTCCCATCTGGAGAGTATGAAGTAATCACCACATTTGATCCGGGCTATAATAAAACTCCAACTGTAAATTCAAACAGTTTAACAGTTTTAACAACAGTATTCGGTGACGATTTGGTTAAAGTTTACAGAAACGAATCACAATACTATGCTACATTCGTGGATGGTCAAGGAAACCCATTGGCTAGTGGTACTGAAGTTAAATTCAATATTAATGGTGTATGGTATAACCGTAAAATCACTGAAAACGGTACTGCTAAATTAAACATCAACTTACCTCAAGGTGAATATATAATTACTGCGGTCAATCCTGAAAATGGTGAAATGCATACCAATAACATTACTGTTTTATCTTCAATTACAGACAACGCGGATTTAGTAAAATACTACAAAAATGATTCTCAATATGTTGTCACTGTTTTAGGTTCTGACGGTAATCCTGTTGGTGCTGGTGAAAATGTTACATTCAATATTAATGGTGTAATGTACACTCGCCAAACTAATGCATCAGGTCAAGCTAAATTAAATATTAACTTGCAACCGGGTAACTATACCATTACTGCAGAGTATAACGGATGTAAAGTATCAAACAATATTGAAGTATTGCCTGTTTTAAGGGCAAATGACCTCGTTAAAAAATATGGTGTTTCCGATCAGTTCATAGCTTATTTGGTTGATGGTCAGGGTAAACCATTTGAAGGTCAAAATGTAACTTTCAATATTAACGGTGTGTTCTATAATAGATTAACTGATAGTGATGGTCGTGCTATTCTTAATATTAAATTAGGAGCAGCAATGGATACTTATATCATTACTTCCAGTTATAATGGATCCAGTATTTCAAATAAAATATCAGTTATTCCTTAAGGGGTTAAATTAACCTCTTAAACTTTTTATTTTTTTTAAAATTAGAAATTTTTTTTCAGATATTCTAAACTTTTTTTAATGGAATCTTTATCATTTACTTCAATCATGTAGATGCCATCATAATTTTTACTTTCAAAAGTATTGATGATGTCTTTTAATTGAATATTGCCTTCACCAAGTGGTAGGTGTGAGTCATCATCACCCATATTATCATGCGCATGTATGTGTTTAATTGAATCAAAATACATTTCATCCGGAGATATTCCTGAGTGATGGGCATGTCCAATGTCAAAAGTCATTCCCATGTCAAGCTCAACAAGCGTTTCATTCAGACGGCTCATGTCCTGGTATATCATGCTTTCAAATGCAGGCATATTTTCAATGGTGGCATTGACACCTAAATTTCTGCTGTATTCAGCGATTTCTCTAATGGAATTGTCGGCGACTTTGTAAATCTCTTCAGGCATTTCCTTTGCAAGAAACGGAATCAATCCGGGATGAACTACAACGACTTTTGCATCAATCTTATTTGCTAAATCGATTGAATCCCTAATCTGTTCCATTGAAGCAGCCCTGCTTTTAGAGCCTAAAGCCGCAATATTCACGTCCATAAACGGGGCATGAATAGTGTATTCCAAATTAAAACTGTTCAATAAATCTAAATCAAAGTTTTCCGTAGGATACTGATGTAATAATTCAGCGTATTTAATCCCTAAACCTTCTATAAATTCCAAGCTGCTGTCTAAACTATTATTGAATGTTGCTAATGTTGATGCACCAATTTTCATTTTAATCACTTTTTAACTGCTGTAATTTCTAATCCCAATTCAATGGCTTCAATTATTAAATCAGATAATTCGATGCCGTTTTTAATTTTTATCTCACCTTTTTTTGATGTCGTTGCGGTAAGCAAATATTCTCCGCCAATTAATATGTCAAAATTTGACCTTCCGTTTTCACGTCCCAAATCTAAAATCAGCTGTTTTTTTGTATGGATAATGTCAATTTCAAAGGGATTTTTGTTATAGGTTTCTTCTATAACTTCAACTCCAAGTGATATTCCGATTTTTTCTTCAATTTCTGCAATTCTTTTACCGTTTTTACCAATTATTTTTGGGACTAAATCGTCGGGAATGTAAATATTGGCCCTGTCTGGTGAAATAACTTCCACATCAACTTTTGATTTTTTAGGTAAAAACCGTTTAATCTGTCTTAAAATTTCTTTTTCAGCAATAATGTCTACTGATGATTTTCTATTGTCGTCTTGTGTCGGATTATTAACCAAATCTAAATCCATGACTATGGTTTGTTCACCGTATGTGTAAATTTCATTTTTAAGCTCGCCGGTTTCAAAATCACGAACTTCAATAACTGGTCTTGCAAGGTCAGCCTCTTTCATTCCGCTTGGAACCTTAACAGTCATTTTGGTTTCATATACACTTTTAACTTCACCATTTTCAATATAAATGCTTGTATCAACGATTGATGGAATAACACCAAGTTCCACTCTTGAAGCGATTCTTTGTATTGCATCGATAGGTCTTGTTGCATGCACAACACCGATCATTCCAACACCTGCCAAACGCATATCCGCAAAAATGTTGAAGTCATGATTTTTTCTAAGCTCATCATAAATGGTATAATCCGGTCTGACTAAAAGCAAAACATCAGCGGTATTTTCCATGCTGCCCTCCAGAGGTGCATATTGTGTTATTTCGTCCGGAAGCTGCAGGTCTCTAGGTGATTCCATGGTTTTAACAATCTTATTCAGTTTTCCCGAGTAATATTTTGCTATGGCTTGGACGAAAGTGGATTTACCCGCACCAGGCGAACCTGAAATCAAAATGCCCTCAGCATTATTATCAATTCTCTCCATTAATTTTGAACTTAGATGGTATTCATCCAAATCAATATCTGCAACAGGCCGCACTACCGTAATTTCTATTGCTTCGGAAAATGGAGGTTTTGCTATTGATATCCTATACTCTCTTGACTGAACAACAAATGAACCTTCTTTAACGGATTCCAAATAAGTTTTTGAATCGCTTTTGGCTTTAGCAATGATTTCATCAATCAGCTCTTCAAGCATTTTATAATTATATTTTTCATCAGAGAGTTTAACAAAATCAATATGTCCCGGTGTTCCCTTTTTAGCCATAGGCGCAACATTTTCTTTTAGGTGAACTGACATTGTATCGTCATCAAAGAATTTCGCTATTGACAATTCCTTTTCAACATATTTCTGTTCATAATAGTAAACTGGAATTCCTTGTGCCTTGGCAGTTTCTGCTTGAACCTTGTCGTTGGTTAAAAGTGTTCCAAATTCTGATCTTGCCAAATCCCTAATTATCGCATCAATCTCTCCGCTTTTTGCATATCTTATGTCATAATTAGTTGGTCTTTTTCCTTTAAATGAAATTGCAAGCTCTCCTTCATATTGTAATTTCTGCAAATGCTGCAATTCATTTAAACCAGCAATACCTTCGCTTCTGTTGGTATTTGCCTGATGTTCAAGCTCACAAACGACAGCTTCAGGAACGATAATTTCAGGATAATCCAAATCTTCTTTTTTTAAAATTTTAGATATTGCTCCAATAATTACTGCACTTGTATCAGGGATTATTGTTTTCATTTTAATACACATCATCTGGGTTAACAAGTCTTTTTTGATTTGTTTTTAAATCTTCATCCTTTAAATCATCAATATCCGGTGAATTTTTAAAATCCAGGTTTCTAAAAAAGCAAGAGTAATATCCTTCATGGCAAGCAGCACCATTCTGTTTAATTTTAAGTACTATGGCATCCATATCACAATCAACAAGTATTTCTTCGACTTCCTGAATATGGCCTGAACTTTCTCCTTTCAACCATTGTTTGTTTCTGGAAGTACTCCAATAATGAGCTTTTCCTGTTTCAATAGTTTTCTGCAATGCTTCTTTATTCATATTGGCAATCATTAAAATTTCACCGCTCACAGCATCCTGAGCTACTGCTGTGATTACTTTCATACCATTAATTTCATGTCTAAAATTAATTTCCATATTATTCCTCTTTCAAGTAACTTACAATATTTTCAATTTCAACTAAATCCTGCGCACCGCTTTCCATGTCCTTAATTGTTACTTTGCCTTCTTCCAAATCGTTTTTACCAATTATGATTATTTTTGGAACTTTAATTTTGTCCGCATAGTTCATTAACTTCTTGAATTTCTTGTTGTTCAGGTCAACGTCACATTTCATGCCTGACCTTCTTAAGTTTTGTGTTATTTCATAAGCTTTAAGTCTTACATCGCCGGATATTGGTGCAACATATACATCCAAATGTGATTTTGCTTCTTTTTTGTCTGTCAACTCTTCAATTGCATTCATTAATCTATCAAAACCTAATGCAAAACCTGTTGATTCAACTTCCTGACCGCCAAATACCTTAATTAGACTGTATGTTCCGCCACCGCAAACCTGTTTTTGAGCCCCAAGTCCTTCAACATAAATCTCAAACACTATTCCTGTGTAGTAGTCAAGCCCTCTTGCAACTCCTAGGTTCAGAGTATAGTTGGTCATGTTAAAGCAGTCGAGAAGTTCAACCAACTCTTTTAACTGATTAAATGCTTCTTGAGGTTCCTCATAATCTTTAATTAACTCTTCAACATCATTAAGAATTGACTTGTCTCCAACCAAATCTATCAATTTTAATAAAATCTGATTCAGTTCATCATTTGAAATAATTGGGTTTTCTCCACTCAATGATTCAATCAATAAGTCTTTGTCTCCTTTGTCAATAACAACCATCAATTCCCTTTGGGTTTTTGTATCAACTTCAAAATGCTTGAACAGTCCACGGATAATACCTAAATGGTTTATATTAACATCAGCACCTGTAATTCCAAGTGCTTCAATTGAGTCGCTGCACATTGCAATAACTTCAGCTTCTCCCTGAGGGGATTTGGCACCAATCAATTCACATCCGAATTGCCAGAATTGTCTGAATCTTCCTTTTTGTGGTCTTTCATATCTAAAGCAGCTGCCGTAGTAATAAAGCTTGATAGGTTTAGTAGCAGTTTTTTCAAGTTCATTAAGGTATAATCTTGCAACTGGAGCAGTTATTTCAGGCCTTAATGTTAATTCTCTATTAGATTTATCTTTAAAATTATATAACTGATCTACAATTTCTTCTCCTGATTTGGTTGTAAAAAGTTTTAATTCTTCAAATAAAGGAGTTTTAATTTCTCTATAACCATAATTCTCAAAAATATGTCTTAAGGTACTTTCAGCTTCTTTTCTCTCTTTCATTTCTTCAAATAAAAAATCTCTTGTACCTCTTGGTCTTGTAAATTCCATGTTTATTCACCTTTTATAATATATTAAATTTTGATAATTAAAGTTTAAATAATTTTGTAGCTAATTTAAATATATGGAAATAAAAGGAAGTACAAATATTGTAGGTCTAATAGGCCATCCTGTTGAACACAGTTTTTCACCGCCCATGCATAATGCCGCATTCGAAAAGCTTAATATGGATTATGCTTATGTTGCATTTAATGTCAAACCGAATGATTTGGAAAGTGCAATAAATGGTGCTGAAGCATTAAATATAAAGGGATTGAATGTTACGATTCCTCATAAAATAGAAGTAATGAACTATTTGGATGAAATTGATGAGGTCGCTCAATTAATTGGTGCGGTAAATACTATAGACTTTAAAAACTTGAAAGGTTATAATACTGATGGAATTGGTGCTGTAAGAGCAATTGAAGAAGTAGCATCTATTAAAAATAAGAATGTTTTAATTGCCGGAGCAGGAGGTGCTTCAAGAGCAATATCATTTTACATTGCCAAGTATGGTGCGGATAATTTAAAAATATTGAATAGAAATGTCGAAAAGGCTCAAAAATTAGCCAATGATGTTTCAAATTCCGGACTGATTGATAATGTTGGTTTTGACTCAATTAATAATATGGATTTAAGTGATGTTGATATCTTGATTAATACAACACCTGTGGGGATGCATCCAAACGTTGATGATACTCCAATAGCCCAGGCCTGTGATATGCATGAGGATTTAATAGTATTTGATGCGGTATACAATCCTAATGAAACCGGGTTATTGAGACAAGCTATTGAAGCTGATGTAAAACCTGTTTATGGAATTAAAATGTTATTGTATCAGGGTGCTGAAAGCTTTGAAATTTGGACCGGCAAAAAAGCGCCAATTGATGTTATGCAGGAAGCATTGACAAAATATTTGGGGTTATAAAATGGATTTTATTTTTGATGTATCTGCATTATCTTCGGATGATGAGGAATTTTCAATTTCTAAAAAGGATGTATTGAAATATTTAAAGATAATTGGTGTGGATACTAGATATGTGTCTTATACTCCGGAAAAACTTTATATCAACAATTTGCGTTTTTCCAAATTTTCAAGAAAACGCCAGGAAACATTCAATAGGCAATATGGCGATATTGAAGTCGTTAGAAACACACTTTTTCAAAAAATTTGTGCTAAAGCTGCAAAATCATTAGTTGACATTGAACCGAACTCAACAATTCTACTTCCTAATGATAATTTCATGGTTAATGTTCTTTTGGAGCCATATACACGTAAATATGGTGTTAAATTAGTTAATGAAGGTAAATATGATTTGGTTGTAAATCCAATAATTCTAGATGATAAGGTTAATCAAATATTTTCCACTATTTTTAAAGGTAATGGTATTGAATTTGACAAAAAAGACAATGAAATTTATCCATTAATTAATGTTCCTTTGGATTGGATTAATTCCTTTTTGGAAATGGATGACAAATCAAAAATAATAAATGAAAATAATGATGAGTTGGCATCATCATTTATGGAATTTTTAGAGGGTGTTGCACCACAATACAGAGAAAATGTCCTTAAAGCTTCCGAGTATATTGAAAAGAAATTATGAATATAAAAATATATTTAATAGTAAAAATAATATTATTTTAAGGAGGTATGATATTTTGGCAAAACCAATTGCTCCTACTCCAACATTATTTGGGGCTGAAACCAAAGAATTTTTAAAAGAAATGAAAAGGCCAGATACACCAAATGAAAAAAAAATTAAAGAAAGAATTGAAAATAGTCGGCATGTTGACTTTTTCTAATTAAATTCTTTTCAAATCTTTATACATTCCTATGGTAGTTTTTTCATTTCTTTTGGCAGTTCTAATTAATTTTTTTTATTTCTCACTTTAAAGTGTTTAAATTCATTTTTGTAGTAAAATCCTCGAACATTGCAGTATGCATCAACTGTAATAAAACGTATACCATGTATCTCAGATATTTTTTTGATTTGATAACAGATATTGTCTAATAACAAATTACCTAATCCTAAAGAACGATATTTGTTGTTAACTGCAAATCTTCCAATTTTCATTGCTGGACAAACTGAATATGGTAAATCATATTCATCTTCAATATCTTTGAGTTCAATTTTATCAGAAAGTAATGAAAAAAATCCAATTATTTCATTATTATATTTTACAAGATAAGTTACACTTAATTTTTCATTTTGCTGATTTAATGCATCATGCTTTAAAAATTCATCCATATCATCTAATCCACATGAAAAATCGTCTAAATTACTTTTTTCATCTAATTTGTCTATTGTATATTCATTTTTAATTTTTTCAATTGGCATGGTTAATTCACCTTTTAAGGTTAATTATATTAAAAATAAAAAATTAGAAGTCGAATAAAGATGTTTGTTTATTTTTCTTATCTTTAGGTTTTTCTTCAACTTCTTCTTCAACAATTTCTTCAATCATTAGTTCTTCAGTTTCTTCTATTTGTGAAACTTCTTCTGCAGTTTCCTCTTCAATTTCTTCAATCTCAGGTTCTGGAGTGATTAATTCGATTTCATCCCTAACTGGTTCTTCTTCAATGATTTCTTCTTGAGGAATTCCTGCAAACATTTGATTTTGAAGTTCTTCAGCACGCCTGTCACGTTCTTCAATACGCATTTCCTCTTTTCGTTTTTCCATTTTTTTAATGACTGACTTAGGAATGACTTTTTTTCTAAAACGTTTGATTTCATCTTTTTCTAAATCTAGAAAGTCTGAAATTTCCCAAGCGAGTTCATCATTTTGAAACATGATTTCCAAATATGGAAACATTGAAATGGCAACAGTATTTGAAATATGCATTTTTTGTGACATCTTGTCTGCTATACCATCACGTAAGTTTCTTTTTCCTCGATTACGTCCCATCAATGTAAAAACTGTTGGGGATTTGATTGGAGTGAATTTTTTATAAGTTTCTTTTTTGGATGAACTGACACCAATGCCCATGAAATCGGTTGCATATTTCCAATAGCCGTAATTTCTTGTTCTTTGGGCTCTTCCGAAGTATAAGTCTGCTTTGGATAGGTTTTCATATGCCTTTTTAAGTTCATTCTTATTGGTATACTCACGAGGAACATTTTCAGCAATGTATGCCATTACAAGCGTTGGGTCTTCATCAACCCTTAATGCATCTTTGACATGCTTCGGATTTTTGCTTTTCAGGGTTGCCATTACCCCATCAATAATAGTTGATCTGTCATCTTTTGTTGTGACAGTTTCAACATCTTCCATTGTTAATTCGTGTGATGTATCGGCAATTGCCTGGAATGTATTGATTGCAGAACGGATATCCCCATTGGCTTTTTTGGATAATAATTTCAAAGCTTCCTTATCATATTCGATACCTTCTTCTTTGGCAATATTTTTAAGCATCTTATTGATTGTAGGGCCTCTGATTTTAGCCATTTTAATGACTTGACATTTTGGCTTAATTGATTGCAATCTTTTGGAGTAAAAATCATTAGCTATTAATATTAAAGGATGTTTGGATGTTTTAATTATTTCTCCAATGGCCCGGACTCCTCCGCGGTCATTGGTTCCGTGAATACCATCCACTTCATCCATAATGATTAGTTTGTATTCGTCACCGAAAAGTGACCTTGAAGATGAGGATTCGCCAATGGTGCTTTTAATAACATCCTGTGAACGTTTATCACTGGCATTTAACTCAATGTATTCGGAAAACTCTTTAGCTATTGCCTGCGCAAATGTGGTTTTTCCAATTCCTGGCGGTCCAACTAAAAGTATGGGCTGCTGCGGATTGCCGTTTTTCCAGTTTTCAACCCAAGATTCAATTATCTTTTTTTCTTTGTTATTACCTAATATCTCTTTTAGGGTTTTTGGTCGGTATTTATCTGTCCATAACATTCGAATACCTTACTATAAGAATTTTGTTAAAAGAGCTTCAAGTTGTATTCTAGGGTTTGATCCTTCTCTTATTCTAAAGTCACAATTAGCTATTGCTTCGATAATATCAATATAAAACTCAGGATCCATTTTGCCGTCAAGAACTCTTCTGGATACTTCCTGGTATATTTGGGAAACCATATCCTCTCCGCTTGTACCCTGCAAGACCATTGTTTCATGCAGGAGTTTTCTTGAGCCCATAAAGTCTCCGGTCAATGCTTTTGTAATCATATCTGAAATGTCTTGAGGTTTTGA containing:
- a CDS encoding sugar phosphate isomerase/epimerase, which translates into the protein MKIGASTLATFNNSLDSSLEFIEGLGIKYAELLHQYPTENFDLDLLNSFNLEYTIHAPFMDVNIAALGSKSRAASMEQIRDSIDLANKIDAKVVVVHPGLIPFLAKEMPEEIYKVADNSIREIAEYSRNLGVNATIENMPAFESMIYQDMSRLNETLVELDMGMTFDIGHAHHSGISPDEMYFDSIKHIHAHDNMGDDDSHLPLGEGNIQLKDIINTFESKNYDGIYMIEVNDKDSIKKSLEYLKKNF
- a CDS encoding GNAT family N-acetyltransferase, encoding MPIEKIKNEYTIDKLDEKSNLDDFSCGLDDMDEFLKHDALNQQNEKLSVTYLVKYNNEIIGFFSLLSDKIELKDIEDEYDLPYSVCPAMKIGRFAVNNKYRSLGLGNLLLDNICYQIKKISEIHGIRFITVDAYCNVRGFYYKNEFKHFKVRNKKN
- a CDS encoding PINc/VapC family ATPase codes for the protein MKTIIPDTSAVIIGAISKILKKEDLDYPEIIVPEAVVCELEHQANTNRSEGIAGLNELQHLQKLQYEGELAISFKGKRPTNYDIRYAKSGEIDAIIRDLARSEFGTLLTNDKVQAETAKAQGIPVYYYEQKYVEKELSIAKFFDDDTMSVHLKENVAPMAKKGTPGHIDFVKLSDEKYNYKMLEELIDEIIAKAKSDSKTYLESVKEGSFVVQSREYRISIAKPPFSEAIEITVVRPVADIDLDEYHLSSKLMERIDNNAEGILISGSPGAGKSTFVQAIAKYYSGKLNKIVKTMESPRDLQLPDEITQYAPLEGSMENTADVLLLVRPDYTIYDELRKNHDFNIFADMRLAGVGMIGVVHATRPIDAIQRIASRVELGVIPSIVDTSIYIENGEVKSVYETKMTVKVPSGMKEADLARPVIEVRDFETGELKNEIYTYGEQTIVMDLDLVNNPTQDDNRKSSVDIIAEKEILRQIKRFLPKKSKVDVEVISPDRANIYIPDDLVPKIIGKNGKRIAEIEEKIGISLGVEVIEETYNKNPFEIDIIHTKKQLILDLGRENGRSNFDILIGGEYLLTATTSKKGEIKIKNGIELSDLIIEAIELGLEITAVKK
- a CDS encoding carboxypeptidase-like regulatory domain-containing protein; its protein translation is MKYRYLSIFLLVLVLSIGAVCAQDNVTDVDLISQSSNDVISVDSNIDIKQANESSTQEEIHINDANYADYFDEDGKMNSNISDGSILYIGDVTNKTFIVDKVVTISPDNTSNIIDSKFSFVDGSDMSLINGLTFNNADIGAITVNNASDILISNNIININAAGNVTEFAILAQVAKNLIVSSNEIYFTGKTDGYAPANAVRVTESDNAVIDDNILEINIPSCPVGWTEIPAGSGNWVSSPISEGVVISNSNNISFRKNTVKLNATDVIGDYDTIYVVDINDCSDAIVADSEITANGHSYIYGLIISGDNFNVTNNTISTISDTYYADGIDVEGPATGIVESNVVTVSAPASAYGIYAAMSNGNVSVDYKDNIINADAYAAFGMEMSGIISDVLNNVITVQGNYTTGIATRITDVNIAENNITAKGSGKGNESIWDGFGVQNVGIKTIDNNAIIVNNTINSNDNGVSASRANLTVGSNTLDVVDTGSDDSYGIYVVESSNVEIDENDITYEGHTNGTFVNNAMYIGDSAIYEVSGNNFNITIPSAPVNWVEIPAGSWNYVRIASSEGIVFNNDTGLKFNDNKIDLTASEAIGDYDTIYVIDSNCDDAVISGNDVFANGKSYIYGLIISGENLNVSNNDITSISDTYYANAIDVEGPASGSFDNNNFTAISPVVAYGIYSSMSGSDVNATYHNNIIRGEADIIYGMELAGTNETVTENTIELDGNKTMGIAGKSSTLNIANNEIKALGKNLGNTTLWESFEPETVGVKIIGGNATVYGNNIKSNGTSAVNVTTTNASVTYNYLVSNESFGDASVYFDGNATVHDNLPDYDAFLETEDVIMYYKNGTRFIANLVNFYGEPLANMTITFTINGVDYNRTTDENGTASMAINLPSGEYEVITTFDPGYNKTPTVNSNSLTVLTTVFGDDLVKVYRNESQYYATFVDGQGNPLASGTEVKFNINGVWYNRKITENGTAKLNINLPQGEYIITAVNPENGEMHTNNITVLSSITDNADLVKYYKNDSQYVVTVLGSDGNPVGAGENVTFNINGVMYTRQTNASGQAKLNINLQPGNYTITAEYNGCKVSNNIEVLPVLRANDLVKKYGVSDQFIAYLVDGQGKPFEGQNVTFNINGVFYNRLTDSDGRAILNIKLGAAMDTYIITSSYNGSSISNKISVIP
- the aroE gene encoding shikimate dehydrogenase, whose protein sequence is MEIKGSTNIVGLIGHPVEHSFSPPMHNAAFEKLNMDYAYVAFNVKPNDLESAINGAEALNIKGLNVTIPHKIEVMNYLDEIDEVAQLIGAVNTIDFKNLKGYNTDGIGAVRAIEEVASIKNKNVLIAGAGGASRAISFYIAKYGADNLKILNRNVEKAQKLANDVSNSGLIDNVGFDSINNMDLSDVDILINTTPVGMHPNVDDTPIAQACDMHEDLIVFDAVYNPNETGLLRQAIEADVKPVYGIKMLLYQGAESFEIWTGKKAPIDVMQEALTKYLGL
- the hisI gene encoding phosphoribosyl-AMP cyclohydrolase; amino-acid sequence: MEINFRHEINGMKVITAVAQDAVSGEILMIANMNKEALQKTIETGKAHYWSTSRNKQWLKGESSGHIQEVEEILVDCDMDAIVLKIKQNGAACHEGYYSCFFRNLDFKNSPDIDDLKDEDLKTNQKRLVNPDDVY
- the hisS gene encoding histidine--tRNA ligase, which gives rise to MEFTRPRGTRDFLFEEMKERKEAESTLRHIFENYGYREIKTPLFEELKLFTTKSGEEIVDQLYNFKDKSNRELTLRPEITAPVARLYLNELEKTATKPIKLYYYGSCFRYERPQKGRFRQFWQFGCELIGAKSPQGEAEVIAMCSDSIEALGITGADVNINHLGIIRGLFKHFEVDTKTQRELMVVIDKGDKDLLIESLSGENPIISNDELNQILLKLIDLVGDKSILNDVEELIKDYEEPQEAFNQLKELVELLDCFNMTNYTLNLGVARGLDYYTGIVFEIYVEGLGAQKQVCGGGTYSLIKVFGGQEVESTGFALGFDRLMNAIEELTDKKEAKSHLDVYVAPISGDVRLKAYEITQNLRRSGMKCDVDLNNKKFKKLMNYADKIKVPKIIIIGKNDLEEGKVTIKDMESGAQDLVEIENIVSYLKEE